Proteins from one Meriones unguiculatus strain TT.TT164.6M chromosome 10, Bangor_MerUng_6.1, whole genome shotgun sequence genomic window:
- the LOC110545510 gene encoding glutathione S-transferase Mu 6 isoform X1: MPVILGYWDIRGLGHAIRLLLEYTDTSYEEKRYSMGDAPDYDRSQWMNDKLKLNLNFPNLPYLIDGSHKITQSNAILRYLGRKHNLCGETEEERIRVDILEKQAMDSRIQMGTLCYSPEFEKRKPEFLKGLPDQLKLYSEFLGKRPWFAGDKITFVDFLVYDVLDQHRMFEPTCLDAFANLKDFVARFEGLPKISAYMKTSCFLPSPVYLKQAMWGNK; encoded by the exons ATGCCCGTGATCCTGGGTTATTGGGATATCCGTGGA CTGGGTCACGCCATCCGCCTGCTCCTGGAATACACAGACACGAGCTATGAGGAGAAGCGATACTCCATGGGTGATG CTCCTGACTATGACCGAAGCCAGTGGATGAATGACAAACTCAAGCTGAACCTGAACTTTCCCAAT CTGCCCTACTTAATTGACGGGTCACACAAGATCACACAGAGCAACGCCATCCTGCGCTACCTGGGCCGCAAGCACAACCTGT gtggggagacagaggaggagaggatCCGTGTGGACATTTTGGAGAAACAGGCCATGGACAGCCGCATTCAGATGGGCACACTCTGCTACAGTCCCGAGTTT GAGAAACGGAAGCCAGAGTTCTTGAAGGGCCTCCCAGATCAGTTGAAGCTCTACTCTGAGTTCCTAGGGAAGCGGCCATGGTTTGCAGGGGACAAG ATCACCTTTGTGGATTTCCTTGTCTATGATGTCCTTGACCAGCACCGAATGTTTGAGCCCACATGCCTGGATGCTTTCGCAAACCTGAAGGACTTTGTGGCCCGCTTTGAG GGCCTGCCGAAGATTTCTGCCTATATGAAGACCAGCTGCTTCCTCCCAAGTCCTGTGTACTTAAAACAGGCCATGTGGGGCAACAAGTAG
- the LOC110545510 gene encoding glutathione S-transferase Mu 6 isoform X2, which yields MGDAPDYDRSQWMNDKLKLNLNFPNLPYLIDGSHKITQSNAILRYLGRKHNLCGETEEERIRVDILEKQAMDSRIQMGTLCYSPEFEKRKPEFLKGLPDQLKLYSEFLGKRPWFAGDKITFVDFLVYDVLDQHRMFEPTCLDAFANLKDFVARFEGLPKISAYMKTSCFLPSPVYLKQAMWGNK from the exons ATGGGTGATG CTCCTGACTATGACCGAAGCCAGTGGATGAATGACAAACTCAAGCTGAACCTGAACTTTCCCAAT CTGCCCTACTTAATTGACGGGTCACACAAGATCACACAGAGCAACGCCATCCTGCGCTACCTGGGCCGCAAGCACAACCTGT gtggggagacagaggaggagaggatCCGTGTGGACATTTTGGAGAAACAGGCCATGGACAGCCGCATTCAGATGGGCACACTCTGCTACAGTCCCGAGTTT GAGAAACGGAAGCCAGAGTTCTTGAAGGGCCTCCCAGATCAGTTGAAGCTCTACTCTGAGTTCCTAGGGAAGCGGCCATGGTTTGCAGGGGACAAG ATCACCTTTGTGGATTTCCTTGTCTATGATGTCCTTGACCAGCACCGAATGTTTGAGCCCACATGCCTGGATGCTTTCGCAAACCTGAAGGACTTTGTGGCCCGCTTTGAG GGCCTGCCGAAGATTTCTGCCTATATGAAGACCAGCTGCTTCCTCCCAAGTCCTGTGTACTTAAAACAGGCCATGTGGGGCAACAAGTAG